Proteins from one Fragaria vesca subsp. vesca linkage group LG6, FraVesHawaii_1.0, whole genome shotgun sequence genomic window:
- the LOC101293704 gene encoding uncharacterized protein LOC101293704, protein MLPSLFTSTLTRLTPRLPVLVFAATWTACLTLTVALASFSPEVAFVSAISSSSSCGSEASIRVLADVPGDILCLPANLFSKSKIDLIVPPVFAAVVVAGSAFLVRALGLWEADEAH, encoded by the coding sequence ATGCTCCCCTCCCTCTTCACCTCCACCCTCACGCGCCTCACGCCCCGCCTGCCGGTCTTAGTCTTCGCCGCCACGTGGACAGCCTGCCTCACTCTCACGGTGGCTCTCGCCTCCTTCTCCCCCGAGGTTGCGTTTGTCTCGGCCATTTCTTCGTCGTCTTCATGCGGCTCGGAAGCGTCTATTAGGGTGCTGGCTGACGTGCCGGGAGATATTCTCTGCTTGCCGGCTAACCTGTTCAGCAAGTCCAAGATTGATCTCATCGTTCCTCCGGTCTTCGCGGCGGTTGTGGTGGCCGGCTCGGCGTTTCTGGTCCGAGCCCTGGGGTTGTGGGAGGCAGACGAAGCCCATTGA
- the LOC101295243 gene encoding short-chain dehydrogenase TIC 32, chloroplastic-like: protein MGFFSLVTGRPGASGFGSSSTAEQVTNGIDARNLTAIVTGGASGIGLETAKILALRRAHVIIAARNVEAANKAKQLILEENEKARVDVLQLDLCSVKSVRAFVDSFIALDLPLNLLINNAGVMFCPHQLSEDGIELQFATNHLGHFLLTNLLLEKMKNTAKTTGIEGRIVNLSSIAHVHTYNNGIRFERINDRSGYSDKRAYGQSKLANILHANELSRRLQEEGVNITVNSVHPGIIMTPLMRHSAFLMKTLRFFTFCIWKNVPQGAATTCFVALHPKMKGVTGKYYVDCNEMKPSSYARNEKLAKRLWDFSNKLIDGASVKG from the exons ATGGGGTTCTTCTCATTGGTGACAGGAAGGCCTGGTGCAAGTGGGTTTGGATCATCTTCAACTGCTGAGCAAGTCACTAATGGGATTGATGCAAGAAACCTCACCGCCATTGTCACTG GCGGGGCGAGTGGGATTGGACTGGAGACGGCAAAGATCTTGGCTCTTCGAAGAGCCCATGTCATCATTGCTGCTAGAAACGTTGAGGCTGCAAACAAAGCGAAACAGCTCATTCTTGAAGAGAATGAGAAAGCACGAGTGGATGTGCTACAGCTTGACCTCTGCTCAGTCAAGTCTGTTAGAGCATTTGTTGATAGCTTTATTGCACTTGATCTTCCTCTCAACCTCTTAAT AAACAACGCTGGTGTTATGTTCTGCCCTCACCAGCTTTCAGAAGATGGGATAGAGCTGCAGTTTGCTACCAATCATCTTG GTCATTTTCTCTTGACCAACCTCCTCCTGGAGAAAATGAAGAACACGGCTAAAACCACCGGCATTGAAGGCAGAATTGTGAACCTGTCATCGATTGCTCACGTACACACCTACAACAATGGGATTCGATTTGAAAGGATCAATGATCGAAGTGG TTACTCGGACAAAAGAGCATATGGCCAATCCAAACTAGCCAACATACTCCATGCTAATGAGCTCTCTCGTAGGTTGCAG GAAGAAGGTGTGAACATCACAGTCAACTCAGTCCACCCAGGAATAATAATGACACCTCTCATGAGGCACTCTGCTTTTCTAATGA AAACTTTGAGGTTTTTCACCTTCTGCATTTGGAAGAATGTTCCTCAG GGAGCAGCCACAACATGCTTTGTAGCACTGCATCCAAAAATGAAGGGCGTGACCGGAAAATACTATGTGGACTGCAACGAGATGAAGCCGAGCTCCTATGCTAGAAATGAGAAGTTGGCGAAAAGACTGTGGGACTTCAGCAACAAATTGATTGATGGAGCTTCTGTTAAAGGTTGA
- the LOC101299494 gene encoding glucose-induced degradation protein 8 homolog produces MSLFFSSTIDQAHRQLREIQAQLQAAMAGSKKVITREEWEKKLSDVKIKKEDMNKLVMNFLVTEGYVDAAEKFRKESGTEHIDLATITERMAVKKAVQCGNVEDAIDKVNDLNPEILDTNPQLFFHLQQQRLIELIRNGKVEEALDFAQEELAPRGEENQSFLEELERTVALLAFEDVSNCPVGELLDISQRLKTASEVNAAILSSQSHEKDPKLPSLLKMLIWAQNQLDEKAHYPRINDLSTAKLEDPS; encoded by the exons ATGTCACTTTTCTTTTCGTCTACGATTGATCAGGCTCATCGTCAGCTCCGAGAAATTCAAGCACAACTTCAAGCAGCAATG GCTGGATCGAAGAAAGTGATAACTAGGGAGGAGTGGGAGAAGAAGCTTAGTGATGTGAAAATCAAGAAAGAGGACATGAATAAGTTGGTGATGAATTTTCTTGTGACTGAGGGCTATGTGGATGCGGCGGAGAAGTTCCGAAAGGAGTCTGGAACTGAAC ATATTGATCTTGCAACAATCACGGAACGCATGGCGGTCAAGAAGGCAGTACAATGTGGTAATGTGGAGGATGCAATCGATAAAGTGAACGACTTAAACCCGGAG ATTCTGGACACAAATCCCCAATTATTTTTCCATCTCCAACAGCAAAGGTTGATAGAACTAATTAGGAATGGAAAGGTTGAAGAGGCTCTTGACTTTGCTCAGGAAGAGCTAGCACCAAGAGGAGAAGAAAAT CAAAGCTTTTTGGAAGAGTTGGAGAGGACTGTTGCCCTTCTAGCTTTTGAAGATGTGTCCAACTGTCCTGTTGGAGAGCTTCTGGACATATCACAGCGCCTAAAGACAGCTAGTGAAGTGAATGCTGCCATCCTCTCCAGCCAGAGTCATGAAAAAG ACCCGAAGCTTCCAAGCTTGTTGAAGATGCTCATATGGGCCCAGAACCAGCTTGATGAGAAAGCTCACTATCCTCGGATAAATGATCTATCCACTGCCAAGCTAGAAGACCCTAGCTAG